A region of the Terriglobales bacterium genome:
GCGCCGTGTTGGGAGAGTCGTTGCGGATCTTCTTGCGCCTCCCGCCCAGCTCTTTCATCCACACGTACTCGATGGCGCTCTTGGGAAGCTCTTGTTCCAGGTTTTCGCGGTTGAACTGCGGCAGCCGCCGCGACATGGGAAAGGCGCGGATGTCTACCAATCGTTCTATTTTGTGGGCCTGCAGGGCGGCCACTAAGTCGTCGAACGAACGCGTCGAATGGCCGATGGTGTGGAGCGTTGCCAATTTCGTAAGTCAGTAATTTAGTAGTTTGCGGAATCTTTGCCGAGTTAACTAGGCGCAGCCGCAGGCCCAAATTACTGAATTACGAAATTACAAAATGATCCGCTCGTCCCCCACCCGCTTTGTCACTCTTTCCCGGTCCAGGTACTCCAGTAGAGGGATGGCGTACTTTCGCGAAACTCCAGTCAGGTCCTTGAAGGTGGCGACGTTGATCTTCGGCGTTTGCGCTTTCGCCCCGGCCATCAGCTTGCGCAGTTGATCGAGCGCGTCGCGATGGAATACCAGGTCGTCCGCCAATTTCACCAACACCCGGTCGCGCAGCAGCAGCGTCATGATCTTCTGCGCGCGGGTGCGGTCCACTTTGACTCCCGCCAGCACGTCCTTCAATGCCGGGACCTTCAAGCCGGCGCTGGCGAAGGCCTGCTCGATGACCTTCTTGGATTCCGCTTCCTCGTCTTTCATGACCACGCCGCGGCCGGCGGCGCGCACAATCTCCGCCGAGGTCTCCAGCTTCTTCTCGCGCGCCAGGGACTCAAGGACGGCATTGAACACGGTGGCTTCGAGGCCGAGCTTTTCTGCCAACTCACCCTTCGTGATCCCGGGCACCAGCGGGTTCGCGCTATGAAACGCATTCACGGCAGCAACCGCTTCGTCGCGCGCCTGTTGAAGCGCCGTCGCCGATAGCAGCAAGTCGCCGATCTTCACAATTGCCTCGGCGGAGCCGCCTGCGGCCGCGGCCATTTCTTCCACTCGCTTTGGCGGCCACCAACCCGTTTCAGCGATCAGGTTGGCGGTGGTGAGCCCGCGTTTGCCCCGCCGTGCAACCCGCACTGCCAGTACTTGGGCCGGCGTTCCTCGCGAGACGCTTTCCAGGAACCGCATCTTCGACTCGCCCGGGATGCCCTTCACTGGCGGCGCGGTGTCCAACACCGTTCCGCCCCCGATTGTCACCACCGGCGAGAACTGCCGGATGATGTAGCGGTCGCCAGGCAGCAGCAGCAGCGGATCGCGAATCTTCAGCTGCGCAAACCCGGCCTGCCCCGGCTGCAGCGCCTTTGCCCCAATCAACGCGACTTCGGCAATCGTTTCGCTGGTGTAGGCGTGCAAGTGGACCCGGGAGCGGTCGCGCAGCGGCTTGGCCGTCGGCAGCAGCGTCAAAGAGACGTCCGCGCGCGTGGTGGTCCGAAACAT
Encoded here:
- the selB gene encoding selenocysteine-specific translation elongation factor produces the protein MKSVIVGTAGHIDHGKTALVKALTGIDADRLEEEKRRGITIDIGFAHLDLADECGDTLRLGFVDVPGHERFVRNMLAGVGGIDLVLLVIAADEGIKPQTREHFDICRLLAISRGIAVLTKSDLVDSESLSVVKLEVGEYLGGSFLDPGSTPIIPVSSKTGAGLDELKRTLVQVAGQVQAKDSTSVPRLPIDRVFTMKGFGTVVTGTLLSGTVKKEDELEVFPGRRKVRVRGVQVHGAAAEQAVAGQRTALNLSGTATEQLARGMTLIYPGMFRTTTRADVSLTLLPTAKPLRDRSRVHLHAYTSETIAEVALIGAKALQPGQAGFAQLKIRDPLLLLPGDRYIIRQFSPVVTIGGGTVLDTAPPVKGIPGESKMRFLESVSRGTPAQVLAVRVARRGKRGLTTANLIAETGWWPPKRVEEMAAAAGGSAEAIVKIGDLLLSATALQQARDEAVAAVNAFHSANPLVPGITKGELAEKLGLEATVFNAVLESLAREKKLETSAEIVRAAGRGVVMKDEEAESKKVIEQAFASAGLKVPALKDVLAGVKVDRTRAQKIMTLLLRDRVLVKLADDLVFHRDALDQLRKLMAGAKAQTPKINVATFKDLTGVSRKYAIPLLEYLDRERVTKRVGDERIIL